A portion of the Cryptomeria japonica chromosome 5, Sugi_1.0, whole genome shotgun sequence genome contains these proteins:
- the LOC131054701 gene encoding wall-associated receptor kinase 3 — MSFHNQMQWQVGVILIWLYLAVPAVAQCNPEWCGSKNVSYPFWIQNSNCGLPGFQIKCMKNQNGNWSLFLGTFVNSKEREIEILELSYVGYLILNSTDLKAMSCGGTDDAFVLFELPRDGPFTISCLNKFVVIGCKSKGSFNLKDGGGKCESACLSQRSPNYCNTYGCCEAGIPGSQRMINFTGGGIPYKDFSACGFSTILEPGTWYLPGGEPAGFLGAGHYGLRLEWGIGDGNCSTAKGTPHYSCVPETKCLNAIASGHLCECLRGYQGTGYSNGTGCTDVDECSHRDLNQCVEPSHGGICNNLPGSYRCSCARYYSGDGFQNGTRCQSLRSNKSVIKYATIGSVSSFVVVCLAASLLVWWLKKRHLKLVEAKYFQQLQRFIASRVGRESLRMFSAKELARASNNYSKEMVLGSGGFGTVFKGILLDGTLVAIKKSKQALNLEDDHEFLNEVAILSQINHKNIVKLLGCCIQTKFPLLVSEFVPNGTLFEHLHSKDGSLSWASRLQIAIETGEALAYLHSGASQPIFHRDVKSSNILLNEKFSPKVADFGISRLISTSNNTHVTTYNIKGTRGYLDPEFFQTSQLTEKSDVYSFGVVLVELLTALKPISVERDSEDINLSCLFLSRLDHNRLKEILDNKVLDEENVQQMEEMARIARECLHLERRKRPSMKRVVEELAWIRGGTRKTKFDDTDDEIFEQTSISRESSRTSSEFSSFDFPSAREGTWEEPFTAQFQMSTLL; from the exons ATGTCGTTCCATAACCAGATGCAGTGGCAAGTTGGCGTAATTCTTATTTGGTTGTATTTGGCCGTCCCTGCGGTTGCTCAATGCAATCCAGAATGGTGTGGATCGAAAAATGTGAGTTACCCATTTtggattcaaaattcaaattgtggACTCCCTGGTTTTCAGATCAAATGCATGAAGAATCAGAATGGGAATTGGAGTCTATTTCTTGGCACTTTTGTAAATTCtaaagagagggagattgagatCCTGGAGCTGAGTTATGTCGGCTATCTGATCCTCAATTCCACTGATCTGAAAGCCATGTCATGTGGTGGAACGGATGATGCCTTTGTGCTGTTCGAGTTGCCTCGAGATGGTCCCTTCACCATCTCCTGCCTCAATAAATTCGTGGTCATTGGTTGCAAATCAAAGGGTTCTTTCAATCTTAAAGATGGGGGAGGTAAATGTGAATCTGCATGTTTAAGTCAACGTAGTCCAAACTACTGCAACACCTATGGGTGTTGTGAAGCCGGTATTCCAGGAAGTCAGAGGATGATAAATTTCACGGGTGGGGGAATACCATATAAGGATTTTTCCGCATGCGGGTTCTCCACTATTCTTGAACCAGGTACTTGGTATTTGCCTGGAGGCGAACCTGCTGGCTTCCTTGGTGCGGGTCATTATGGACTCCGTCTCGAGTGGGGCATCGGCGATGGGAATTGTTCGACGGCCAAAGGAACACCCCATTACTCTTGCGTCCCTGAAACCAAATGTTTAAACGCAATAGCCAGTGGCCACCTATGCGAATGTCTTAGGGGCTATCAAGGGACTGGTTACTCTAACGGCACCGGTTGCACAG ATGTGGATGAATGCAGTCACCGAGACTTGAATCAGTGCGTTGAACCATCGCATGGAGGAATTTGTAATAATTTGCCTGGTTCTTACCGTTGTTCATGTGCAAGGTACTATAGCGGTGATGGCTTCCAAAACGGGACAAGATGCCAGTCGCTGAGGTCAAATAAATCCGTCATTAAATATGCGACGATAG GATCTGTCTCTTCCTTTGTGGTTGTCTGTTTAGCAGCATCTCTTTTGGTTTGGTGGTTAAAGAAACGCCACTTGAAACTTGTCGAGGCCAAGTATTTTCAGCAGTTGCAGCGATTCATCGCTTCTAGAGTGGGTAGAGAGAGCCTGAGAATGTTTTCTGCCAAAGAATTAGCAAGAGCTTCTAATAATTATTCAAAGGAAATGGTGCTGGGAAGTGGTGGCTTCGGTACTGTATTCAAAGGTATTCTATTGGATGGTACTCTTGTGGCCATTAAAAAGTCCAAGCAAGCTTTAAACCTAGAGGATGACCATGAGTTTCTTAATGAGGTTGCAATTCTCTCccaaataaatcataaaaacatTGTGAAATTGTTAGGGTGCTGCATACAAACTAAATTCCCATTACTGGTATCAGAATTTGTTCCGAATGGAACACTGTTTGAACATTTACACTCCAAAGATGGATCTTTATCTTGGGCGTCACGTCTGCAGATTGCAATCGAGACAGGCGAGGCTTTAGCATATCTACATTCTGGAGCATCTCAACCCATTTTTCACCGAGATGTAAAATCATCTAATATTCTTTTGAATGAGAAATTCTCTCCCAAAGTTGCAGACTTCGGGATTTCTCGTCTCATCTCCACTTCCAATAACACACATGTCACCACATATAATATAAAGGGCACAAGAGGATACTTGGATCCTGAGTTCTTTCAGACGTCCCAACTCACCGAAAAAAGTGATGTATACAGTTTTGGTGTAGTCCTCGTTGAGCTTTTGACAGCTCTGAAACCCATCTCTGTAGAAAGAGACAGCGAGGACATTAATTTATCTTGTCTTTTTCTGTCGAGACTCGACCACAATCGCCTCAAAGAAATCTTAGATAACAAAGTATTGGATGAGGAAAACGTGCAACAGATGGAAGAAATGGCAAGGATAGCCAGAGAATGCCTTCATTTGGAAAGGAGGAAGAGACCTTCAATGAAAAGGGTGGTGGAGGAACTCGCTTGGATCAGAGGTGgcacaagaaaaacaaagttcGATGACACTGACGACGAAATATTTGAGCAGACAAGTATTTCCAGAGAATCATCACGAACTTCAAGCGAGTTCAGTAGTTTCGATTTCCCATCTGCAAGGGAGGGTACCTGGGAGGAGCCCTTCACTGCACAGTTTCAGATGTCGACCCTACTCTGA